Proteins from a genomic interval of Pseudomonas sp. RC10:
- a CDS encoding sensor domain-containing diguanylate cyclase, translating to MPLRSTLHPQRSLLLTLVILLGSGFLATSLLSYIASRNAIRDSIVNTELPLTSDTVYSEIQKDLVRPVLISSMMARDTFVRDWVVAGEKDTQQMTRYLKEVMDHYGAYTSFFVSNHSLTYYQAKGVLKKIRPDEPRDAWYYRVRDMAEPYEINVDPDLANKDNLTFFINYKVFDYSDNFIGATGVGLTVDAVIKLMDRYQERYQRSVYFVDAFGRLVLTGAGGGPQGAKIGQVLRDLPDLKDLLNQMPKPVSGSYQYDSLGDAHFLNVRYIPELNWYLFVDKREDGALTDIRQSLYLNLMICLAVMLLVLVLLNRVVRRFQVRIETQAMVDSLTGLPNRRGFDRIAMSAIAECRRDQKALSAMLLDLDHFKRLNDTHGHLAGDEVLSGFADDVRRCLRDSDIICRWGGEEFIILLKDTSSSGAQRVAEKIRLLAEQHTYVFTGSALQVTVSLGLTELHPDDTLQSLIARADQALYSAKQSGRNRVCTEEAEPA from the coding sequence ATGCCCCTTCGTTCCACGCTCCATCCACAACGCTCCCTGCTGTTGACGTTGGTGATTCTCTTGGGGAGCGGTTTTCTGGCGACGTCGCTGCTCAGCTACATCGCCTCGCGCAATGCCATCCGCGACAGCATCGTCAATACCGAGCTGCCGTTGACGTCCGACACGGTTTATTCCGAGATTCAGAAAGACCTCGTCCGCCCGGTGCTGATCTCGTCGATGATGGCGCGCGACACGTTTGTGCGCGATTGGGTGGTGGCTGGGGAAAAAGACACACAGCAAATGACCCGCTATCTGAAAGAGGTGATGGACCATTACGGCGCCTACACCTCGTTTTTCGTCTCCAACCACAGCCTGACTTATTACCAGGCCAAAGGCGTGTTGAAAAAAATCCGCCCGGATGAGCCCCGCGATGCGTGGTATTACCGGGTGCGCGACATGGCTGAGCCGTACGAAATCAACGTCGATCCAGACCTTGCGAACAAGGACAACCTGACCTTTTTCATCAATTACAAGGTGTTCGATTACAGCGATAACTTCATCGGGGCCACAGGCGTCGGTTTGACAGTGGACGCCGTGATCAAGCTGATGGATCGCTATCAGGAGCGTTACCAGCGCAGCGTGTATTTCGTCGATGCGTTCGGGCGACTGGTGCTGACAGGGGCCGGGGGCGGGCCGCAGGGTGCGAAGATTGGTCAGGTGCTGCGCGACCTTCCAGACCTCAAGGACCTGCTGAATCAGATGCCCAAACCGGTGAGCGGCAGCTATCAATATGACTCGCTGGGCGACGCCCATTTTCTCAACGTGCGTTACATCCCGGAGCTGAACTGGTACCTGTTCGTCGACAAGCGTGAAGACGGCGCTTTGACCGACATCCGCCAGTCCCTTTATCTCAATCTGATGATCTGTCTGGCCGTGATGCTGCTGGTCTTGGTACTGCTTAACCGGGTGGTTCGCCGCTTTCAGGTACGCATCGAGACACAAGCCATGGTCGACAGCCTGACAGGCCTGCCCAATCGTCGGGGCTTCGACCGGATCGCGATGAGTGCCATTGCCGAATGCCGCCGCGATCAAAAGGCGCTGTCGGCGATGCTGCTGGACCTGGATCATTTCAAGCGGCTGAACGACACCCACGGCCATCTCGCAGGCGACGAAGTGTTGTCTGGCTTTGCCGACGATGTCAGGCGCTGCTTGCGAGACAGTGACATCATTTGCCGATGGGGTGGCGAGGAGTTCATCATCCTGCTCAAGGACACCAGCAGCAGCGGTGCCCAACGCGTCGCCGAGAAAATTCGTCTGCTGGCAGAGCAGCACACCTACGTGTTCACAGGTTCCGCCCTGCAAGTCACGGTGAGTTTGGGCCTGACCGAGCTGCACCCCGACGACACCCTGCAAAGCCTGATTGCCCGTGCCGACCAGGCGCTTTACAGCGCCAAGCAGAGCGGACGCAATCGGGTCTGTACCGAAGAGGCCGAACCGGCATGA
- a CDS encoding pseudouridine synthase: protein MRLDRFLSNLPRFSRKDVRLALLAGRVRVDGLITKDPLHEVREFNHVMVDDDTLQIGKPARYFMLHKPPGCVSATIDPQHPTVLDLLHEPDKHDLHIAGRLDFNTSGLMLITNDGQWSRRLTEPTTKLPKVYYVETEQAIGAHYVEKFTEGFYFAFEDLTTLPADLIILDAHHARLSIMEGRYHQVKRMFGFFDNKVVGLHRESMGPLVLDPLLLPGEYRPLTAEEIQLI, encoded by the coding sequence ATGCGCCTCGACCGCTTCCTCAGCAACCTCCCCCGCTTCAGCCGCAAGGACGTGCGCCTGGCCCTGCTCGCGGGTCGGGTCAGGGTCGATGGGCTGATCACCAAGGATCCGTTGCACGAGGTGCGTGAATTCAATCACGTGATGGTCGACGACGACACCCTGCAAATCGGCAAGCCCGCCCGCTATTTCATGCTGCACAAGCCGCCCGGTTGCGTCAGCGCCACGATCGATCCGCAGCACCCCACCGTTCTGGACTTGCTGCATGAACCCGACAAGCATGACCTGCACATTGCCGGGCGTCTGGATTTCAATACGTCGGGCCTGATGCTGATCACCAATGACGGCCAATGGTCGCGCCGTCTGACCGAGCCCACCACCAAACTGCCCAAGGTCTATTACGTGGAAACCGAACAGGCAATCGGCGCGCATTACGTCGAGAAATTCACCGAGGGCTTTTATTTCGCGTTCGAAGACCTGACGACCCTTCCAGCGGATCTGATCATCCTCGACGCTCATCACGCGCGACTGAGCATCATGGAAGGCCGCTACCATCAGGTGAAACGCATGTTCGGCTTTTTCGACAACAAGGTCGTGGGCTTGCATCGCGAGAGCATGGGGCCGCTCGTGCTCGATCCCCTGTTACTACCCGGTGAATACCGCCCACTGACAGCTGAAGAGATTCAGCTCATCTGA
- a CDS encoding AbrB family transcriptional regulator, producing MSDRPFKTWWGTPLVGLLGGYLASQVGWPLPWMVGSLLAIILVRCLTPWQLAEIPGGRKCGQWVVGIGIGLHFTPVVIEQVLSHFGLIFIGALVTSVSSVVGVWLMLRTGEDRATAFFSSMPGGSGEMVNLGARNGATLSNVAAGQSLRVLAVVLCVPAIFKYLMGNGGPPAHATVVDWTWLALLFPLGALVAWGWQRLKQPNPWLFGPLLVSAIVSVSFDLHIGLPNGGSQIGQWLIGSGLGCHFNRAFFRRAPSFMGRTLIGTALTMSIAALCAWILSAATHLDLRSLTLGMMPGGIAEMSLTAEVLQLSVPLVTAMQVMRLLFVLFLAEPLYRYWNRQAAP from the coding sequence ATGTCTGACCGGCCGTTCAAAACGTGGTGGGGTACGCCGCTGGTCGGCCTGCTCGGGGGCTACCTCGCCAGTCAGGTCGGCTGGCCGTTGCCCTGGATGGTCGGCTCATTGTTGGCGATCATCCTGGTCCGCTGCCTCACCCCGTGGCAGCTGGCTGAAATCCCAGGCGGCCGCAAATGCGGCCAATGGGTGGTCGGCATCGGTATCGGCCTGCACTTCACTCCTGTCGTCATCGAACAAGTCCTCTCGCATTTCGGCCTGATTTTCATCGGCGCACTGGTGACCAGCGTCTCCAGCGTGGTCGGGGTATGGCTGATGCTGCGTACCGGGGAAGACCGCGCCACAGCGTTCTTTTCCAGCATGCCGGGGGGTTCGGGCGAGATGGTCAACCTCGGCGCGCGCAATGGCGCAACCCTCAGCAACGTCGCGGCGGGGCAGAGCCTGCGGGTCCTGGCGGTGGTGCTGTGCGTACCGGCGATCTTCAAATACCTGATGGGTAACGGCGGACCGCCCGCGCACGCAACGGTGGTGGACTGGACCTGGCTGGCGCTGCTGTTCCCGCTCGGCGCGTTGGTCGCGTGGGGTTGGCAACGCTTGAAGCAGCCCAACCCGTGGCTATTCGGCCCGTTGCTGGTGAGTGCGATCGTCAGCGTCAGCTTCGACCTGCACATTGGGTTGCCCAATGGTGGCAGTCAGATCGGCCAATGGCTGATCGGCAGCGGGCTGGGTTGCCACTTCAACCGGGCCTTCTTCCGTCGTGCGCCCTCCTTCATGGGACGCACCCTGATTGGAACGGCGCTGACCATGAGCATCGCCGCGTTATGCGCATGGATACTGAGTGCCGCGACGCACCTTGATCTGCGTTCGCTGACCTTGGGCATGATGCCCGGCGGGATTGCGGAAATGAGCCTGACGGCTGAAGTGCTGCAACTGTCGGTGCCGCTGGTGACGGCCATGCAGGTGATGCGGTTGTTGTTTGTGTTGTTTCTGGCGGAGCCGTTGTATCGATATTGGAATCGGCAGGCTGCCCCGTAG
- a CDS encoding tripartite tricarboxylate transporter permease produces the protein MDTLGYLGQGFGVALTPYNLVTALSGTLIGTIVGLLPGLGPINGVALLIPIAFALGLPPESALILLAAVYLGCEYGGRISSILLNIPGEASTVMTALDGYPMARQGLAGVALSLSAWSSFIGAFIATCGMVMFAPLLAKWAIAFGPAEYFVLMVFAIVCLGGMAGDRPLKTFVAALIGLFLSSIGIDANSGVYRFTGDNIHLADGIQFVVLVLGLFSISEILLLLEKTHRGQEAVKATGRMMFNFKEAASVFTVNIRCGLMGFIMGVLPGAGATLASAVTYMTEKRIAGSSGKFGQGDMRGLAAPETAIGATACGALVPMLTLGVPGSGTTAVMIGALSLYNITPGPLLFQQQPDIVWGLIASLFIANIMLVILNIPMIRIFTRILAVPNWALVPVIAIITGIGVYAVHATTFDLFLMVGIGIFGYILRKLDFPLSPILLGFILGGLMEQNLRRALSISNGSLEILWSSPITLGVWVVTAFMLVLPLIRIWRKRSVQRRALADV, from the coding sequence ATGGACACTCTCGGTTACCTCGGCCAGGGCTTCGGCGTCGCATTGACCCCGTACAACCTGGTCACCGCCCTTTCCGGCACCCTGATCGGCACCATCGTCGGCCTACTGCCGGGCCTTGGCCCGATCAACGGCGTGGCGCTGTTGATTCCCATCGCGTTCGCCCTCGGCCTGCCGCCTGAGTCGGCATTGATCCTGCTGGCAGCGGTTTATCTGGGCTGCGAATACGGCGGGCGCATCAGCTCGATTTTGCTGAACATCCCTGGTGAAGCCTCCACCGTGATGACCGCGCTGGATGGCTACCCGATGGCGCGTCAGGGCCTGGCCGGTGTGGCGTTGTCGCTGTCGGCGTGGAGCTCGTTCATTGGCGCCTTCATTGCCACCTGCGGCATGGTGATGTTCGCCCCGCTGCTGGCCAAATGGGCGATTGCCTTTGGGCCTGCGGAGTATTTCGTGCTGATGGTTTTCGCCATCGTCTGCCTCGGCGGCATGGCCGGTGATCGACCGCTGAAGACCTTCGTCGCCGCGCTGATCGGCCTGTTCCTGTCGAGCATCGGCATCGACGCCAACAGCGGTGTGTACCGTTTTACCGGCGACAACATCCACCTGGCTGACGGCATTCAGTTTGTCGTGCTGGTGCTGGGCCTGTTCTCGATCAGCGAAATCCTGCTGTTGCTGGAGAAAACCCATCGCGGCCAGGAAGCGGTAAAAGCCACCGGGCGCATGATGTTCAACTTCAAGGAAGCGGCGTCGGTGTTCACCGTCAACATCCGTTGCGGCCTGATGGGCTTCATCATGGGCGTGTTGCCAGGTGCCGGTGCGACGCTCGCCAGCGCCGTGACCTACATGACCGAGAAACGCATCGCGGGCTCGAGCGGAAAATTCGGACAGGGCGACATGCGCGGTCTGGCAGCCCCTGAAACTGCCATCGGCGCAACTGCCTGTGGCGCGTTGGTGCCGATGCTGACCCTGGGCGTTCCAGGTTCGGGCACCACCGCCGTGATGATCGGCGCGCTGTCGCTGTACAACATCACGCCGGGCCCGCTGCTGTTCCAACAGCAACCGGACATCGTCTGGGGCCTGATCGCATCGTTGTTCATCGCCAACATCATGCTGGTGATCCTCAACATTCCGATGATCCGCATCTTCACCCGCATCCTGGCCGTGCCGAACTGGGCGCTGGTGCCGGTCATCGCGATCATCACGGGGATCGGTGTCTACGCCGTTCATGCCACCACGTTCGACCTGTTCCTGATGGTCGGCATCGGCATCTTCGGTTACATCCTGCGCAAGCTGGACTTCCCGCTGTCGCCGATTCTGCTGGGCTTCATTCTCGGCGGTTTGATGGAGCAGAACCTGCGTCGCGCGCTGTCGATCTCCAACGGCTCGCTGGAGATTCTGTGGTCCAGCCCGATCACCCTCGGCGTGTGGGTCGTGACCGCCTTCATGCTGGTGCTGCCGCTGATCCGCATCTGGCGCAAGCGCAGCGTTCAGCGTCGCGCACTGGCCGATGTCTGA
- a CDS encoding tripartite tricarboxylate transporter TctB family protein translates to MVLQRLFAFVLLLACIGLALMAWPYQAPFSYEPVGPRAFPLLMLGLMGLSLLYMLIRPTPIKHSDDEPPLDRPTLIKISICTVLLLVFAGLFEPLGFVLSSILIGIPMARLYGGRWLPSIVITTLMSILLYVLFDKVMDVPLPLGLLDVLEN, encoded by the coding sequence ATGGTCTTGCAACGACTGTTTGCCTTCGTGCTGCTGTTGGCCTGTATCGGCCTGGCGCTGATGGCCTGGCCTTATCAGGCCCCGTTTTCCTACGAACCCGTTGGCCCGCGAGCGTTTCCGCTGCTCATGTTAGGGCTGATGGGCCTCTCGCTGCTGTACATGTTGATTCGCCCAACCCCGATCAAGCATTCCGACGACGAGCCGCCGCTGGATCGCCCGACCCTGATCAAGATTTCGATTTGCACGGTGCTGTTGCTGGTGTTCGCCGGTCTGTTCGAGCCGCTGGGCTTCGTGCTCAGCAGCATCCTGATCGGCATCCCCATGGCCCGGTTGTACGGCGGTCGCTGGCTGCCGAGCATCGTCATCACCACGTTGATGAGCATTCTGCTGTACGTGCTCTTCGACAAAGTGATGGATGTGCCTCTGCCCCTCGGCCTGCTCGACGTTCTGGAGAACTGA
- a CDS encoding AAA family ATPase — MHIQKLQIENLRSFKEAEIEFNLPETKGVQFPNVNVLLGDNGLGKTSVLRAVALATLGPLLSGSSGFVSEGLVRRPPARKAGKVDLDRPDPAELTATVRSTESELSNAGDWPMPSHFSMTTHIRTLSSTEKLDWSVSPNSTAESAENLQFDEASPAFFVVGYGATRRVEASSQVDGSARMKSRLRRYERVAGLFEEHMSLMPLSYWLPAFAEQNKGRYKQVITLINKLLPDHCQIQPAASRTRDGFEHLFEMNGIALPFRALSDGFRGYIGWIGDMLFHICQGVRSGERLNQTRGVVMVDEIDLHLHPEWQRTVVPTLAAALPNIQFILTTHSPLVVGSLSSNNLYVLEYDQEEAASVIKRLPEIVQGKNSDQILLSPYFGLDTTRSALAAETLSELARRAEAGDPDAALNYLKVMSRGMAAKRGDTRSASKTSGLPAAAINRALKKTTESKE; from the coding sequence ATGCACATTCAAAAACTCCAGATAGAGAACCTTCGCTCGTTCAAAGAAGCCGAGATCGAATTCAATCTGCCTGAGACGAAGGGCGTGCAGTTTCCAAATGTGAACGTGTTGCTGGGCGACAACGGACTGGGCAAGACCAGCGTCTTGCGAGCGGTAGCACTGGCAACGCTGGGGCCTTTGCTCAGCGGCTCCTCTGGTTTCGTTTCTGAAGGCCTCGTACGGCGTCCACCTGCCAGAAAGGCTGGCAAGGTCGATCTGGACCGTCCGGACCCGGCAGAGCTAACGGCAACCGTCCGTTCGACCGAGAGCGAACTGTCGAACGCGGGCGACTGGCCAATGCCCAGCCACTTTTCGATGACGACACACATTCGCACGCTGAGCTCTACTGAAAAGCTCGACTGGTCGGTCTCTCCCAATTCCACGGCGGAATCAGCCGAAAACCTTCAATTTGATGAGGCTAGCCCAGCATTTTTCGTCGTGGGCTATGGCGCCACGCGCCGGGTTGAAGCCTCGTCTCAAGTCGATGGCAGTGCGCGGATGAAGTCCAGGCTGCGGCGTTATGAACGGGTCGCGGGCTTGTTCGAGGAGCACATGTCGCTGATGCCGCTTTCCTATTGGCTGCCTGCTTTTGCCGAGCAGAACAAAGGGCGTTACAAGCAAGTGATCACCCTGATCAACAAGCTGCTGCCCGACCATTGCCAGATTCAGCCTGCGGCATCGCGGACCCGAGACGGGTTTGAGCATTTGTTTGAAATGAACGGCATCGCCCTGCCGTTCCGTGCGCTGTCGGACGGATTCCGTGGGTACATCGGCTGGATCGGCGACATGCTGTTTCACATCTGCCAGGGTGTCAGGTCCGGTGAGCGGTTGAATCAGACACGAGGGGTGGTAATGGTCGATGAAATCGACCTGCATTTGCACCCCGAGTGGCAACGCACGGTGGTGCCTACGCTTGCCGCAGCGCTGCCCAACATCCAGTTCATTCTGACGACCCACAGCCCGCTGGTCGTGGGGTCGCTGTCGTCGAACAATCTTTATGTACTGGAATACGATCAAGAGGAAGCGGCGAGTGTGATCAAACGCCTGCCGGAAATCGTTCAGGGCAAAAACTCTGATCAGATCCTGCTTTCCCCTTATTTCGGGCTGGACACCACGCGCTCAGCCCTGGCCGCCGAAACCCTCAGTGAGTTGGCCAGACGCGCGGAGGCAGGAGACCCGGACGCGGCGCTCAATTATCTGAAAGTGATGTCTCGTGGGATGGCCGCGAAACGAGGTGATACCCGTTCAGCCTCAAAAACCAGTGGGTTGCCTGCTGCGGCCATCAACCGGGCGCTCAAAAAAACGACGGAATCCAAAGAGTGA
- a CDS encoding cysteine-rich CWC family protein — MNPVFNSADICPVCGQSNRCTLADPRTADRACWCFTETIDPTVLAALPDDIRNKACLCPRCAGLVEEVMTTQR; from the coding sequence ATGAACCCTGTGTTTAACAGTGCTGACATCTGCCCAGTGTGCGGCCAGAGCAATCGCTGCACGCTGGCCGATCCCCGGACGGCGGATCGGGCCTGCTGGTGCTTCACCGAAACGATTGATCCTACGGTGCTGGCGGCGTTGCCTGACGACATTAGGAACAAGGCCTGCCTGTGCCCGCGCTGCGCCGGGCTGGTGGAAGAGGTCATGACCACGCAACGTTGA
- a CDS encoding MFS transporter, whose product MSRPSKLPPTVYLLGLTIFSLVTAEFMVAGMMPSLAEAFSVSLAQVGNLIAFYALGMALGGPPVTVFLLSRNVGNKRALVTLLACYVAAGALAAAAPSYFVLAVARVVMGVSSAVCIGLCMTVCAGLVAPERRGKAVSVVLAGLMLSPVVGVPITTWVEQHVGWRASSWLVVALALLCTALAASRLPSSVKGSEPTLGQQWAELKNSHLWAAYLTSGLIIGATFAAFSYCTPILIQEVGVAPRFVAPLLALYGVANLIGNMIVGRLADRHTLPVTGWGLGLMVLTLTGFALAGDHQWLNLICFVALGLTGVALNPAMVARVMNAAEPAALVNILHTSVITAGLAFGSWAGGAAIDAGFGLRAPLWVGAAMASLGLISLVRPLVTTRAEPRCV is encoded by the coding sequence ATGTCCCGCCCCTCCAAACTGCCTCCAACCGTCTACCTGTTAGGGCTCACGATCTTTTCCCTGGTCACTGCCGAATTCATGGTGGCAGGCATGATGCCCTCGCTCGCCGAAGCCTTCTCGGTGAGCCTTGCGCAAGTCGGCAACCTCATCGCGTTCTACGCCTTGGGGATGGCGTTGGGTGGCCCGCCGGTGACGGTTTTTTTGTTGTCGCGAAACGTCGGCAACAAACGGGCGTTGGTCACGTTGCTGGCCTGTTATGTGGCAGCGGGCGCGCTCGCGGCGGCCGCACCGAGCTACTTCGTGCTGGCCGTCGCGCGAGTGGTAATGGGGGTGTCGAGCGCCGTCTGCATCGGGCTGTGCATGACGGTCTGCGCGGGCCTGGTGGCACCCGAGCGAAGGGGCAAAGCGGTCTCGGTCGTACTGGCGGGGCTGATGTTATCCCCCGTCGTCGGCGTGCCAATAACCACGTGGGTCGAGCAGCATGTCGGCTGGCGGGCGAGCTCATGGCTGGTGGTCGCCCTTGCGCTGCTCTGCACGGCCCTCGCCGCCAGTCGCTTGCCTTCCAGTGTCAAAGGCAGTGAACCCACACTGGGCCAGCAGTGGGCTGAATTGAAGAACAGCCATCTGTGGGCGGCCTATCTCACCAGCGGCCTGATCATCGGTGCAACGTTCGCTGCGTTCAGCTATTGCACGCCCATCCTGATCCAGGAAGTCGGGGTCGCACCGCGCTTCGTGGCGCCTCTGCTGGCGTTATATGGCGTTGCGAACCTGATCGGCAACATGATCGTGGGCCGCCTTGCGGACCGGCACACTTTACCGGTCACGGGTTGGGGGCTTGGGCTGATGGTCTTGACCCTCACGGGATTCGCGCTCGCAGGTGATCACCAGTGGCTGAACCTGATCTGCTTCGTTGCGCTCGGGCTAACCGGTGTCGCACTGAACCCCGCCATGGTGGCGCGCGTGATGAATGCCGCAGAGCCCGCTGCGCTGGTGAACATCCTTCACACCTCGGTGATCACCGCCGGACTGGCGTTTGGCAGTTGGGCGGGCGGCGCAGCCATTGATGCCGGGTTTGGATTGCGGGCTCCCCTCTGGGTCGGCGCAGCCATGGCCAGTTTGGGACTTATCAGTCTGGTTCGGCCACTTGTGACCACACGAGCGGAGCCACGTTGCGTGTGA
- the ung gene encoding uracil-DNA glycosylase: MTDDDRIKLEPSWKQALREEFEKPYMGELREFLRQEHAAGKEIYPPGPLIFNALNSTPLDTVKVVILGQDPYHGPNQAHGLCFSVQPGVPAPPSLVNIYKELKRDLNIDIPNHGYLQSWADQGVLMLNTTLTVERANAASHAGKGWQHFTDKIIETVSAHQPHLVFLLWGSHAQSKKKLIDASKHLILTSVHPSPLSAYKGFLGCGHFGMANKYLQQNGLTPIEWRLPAVV, encoded by the coding sequence ATGACTGACGACGATCGCATCAAGCTGGAGCCCAGTTGGAAACAGGCTCTGCGCGAAGAATTCGAAAAGCCCTACATGGGCGAACTGCGCGAGTTTCTGCGCCAGGAGCACGCGGCAGGTAAAGAGATTTATCCGCCAGGCCCGCTGATCTTCAATGCCCTGAATTCGACGCCGCTGGACACCGTGAAAGTGGTCATCCTCGGTCAAGACCCTTACCACGGGCCGAATCAGGCCCACGGTTTGTGCTTCTCGGTGCAACCGGGAGTGCCTGCGCCGCCGTCGCTGGTCAACATCTATAAAGAGCTGAAACGTGACCTGAACATCGACATTCCCAACCATGGCTACTTGCAGTCGTGGGCCGATCAAGGCGTGCTGATGCTCAATACCACCTTGACCGTCGAACGGGCCAACGCAGCATCACACGCGGGTAAAGGCTGGCAGCACTTCACTGACAAGATCATCGAAACCGTCAGCGCCCATCAGCCGCATCTGGTGTTCCTGCTGTGGGGGTCTCACGCACAGAGCAAGAAGAAGCTGATCGACGCGTCGAAGCACCTGATCCTGACCTCCGTCCACCCGTCGCCGCTGTCGGCCTACAAAGGCTTCCTCGGTTGCGGGCATTTCGGCATGGCCAACAAGTACCTGCAGCAGAATGGCCTCACACCCATTGAATGGCGATTACCCGCGGTTGTGTAA
- a CDS encoding enoyl-CoA hydratase/isomerase family protein encodes MNLQFEELTGTDGARLGIATLDAEKSLNALSLPMILALQDRLDVWASDPQVVCVLLRGNGAKAFCAGGDVRALVEAAHGKPGKVPPLAAQFFAAEYRLDYALHTYPKPVICWGHGYVLGGGMGLLQGASIRVVTPSSRLAMPEINIGLYPDVGASWFLSRLPGKLGLFLGLTGSHINGRDALDLDLADRFLLDDQQEEMIDRLLQLNWQEQTAVQLNSLFKALQQEATEQLPPAQWLPRRQQIDEWLDVGDAICAWNALKHQLHSQDALLAKAAKTLTEGCPMTALLVWEQIQRARHMSLAEVFQMEYSMSLNCCRHPEFAEGVRARLIDKDHTPHWHWQDIASIPLAVVEAHFEKAWEGRHPLADLSEY; translated from the coding sequence ATGAATCTGCAATTCGAAGAGCTGACCGGAACCGACGGCGCCCGCTTGGGCATTGCCACGCTGGACGCTGAAAAATCACTGAATGCACTGTCGCTGCCGATGATTCTGGCACTGCAAGATAGGCTCGACGTCTGGGCCAGCGACCCGCAAGTCGTCTGTGTATTGCTGCGAGGCAATGGCGCGAAAGCCTTTTGTGCGGGCGGTGACGTCCGGGCGTTGGTCGAAGCGGCTCACGGCAAACCGGGAAAAGTCCCACCCTTGGCAGCGCAGTTCTTTGCCGCTGAATACCGACTGGATTACGCGCTGCACACCTACCCGAAACCGGTCATCTGTTGGGGCCACGGCTACGTGTTGGGCGGCGGCATGGGCTTGCTGCAGGGCGCCAGCATTCGCGTGGTCACGCCGAGCAGCCGACTCGCCATGCCGGAGATCAACATTGGCCTGTACCCGGATGTCGGCGCCAGTTGGTTTCTGTCGCGGCTGCCCGGAAAACTGGGGCTGTTTCTGGGGCTGACGGGGTCGCACATCAATGGCCGCGACGCACTGGACCTGGACCTTGCGGACCGTTTTCTGCTGGACGATCAGCAGGAAGAAATGATTGATCGCCTGTTGCAACTGAACTGGCAGGAACAGACCGCCGTTCAGCTCAACAGCTTGTTCAAGGCGCTCCAGCAGGAGGCGACAGAGCAATTGCCTCCCGCGCAATGGCTACCCCGTCGGCAGCAGATCGACGAATGGCTGGATGTAGGCGACGCGATCTGTGCGTGGAATGCGCTCAAGCATCAATTGCATTCGCAGGACGCGCTGCTGGCGAAGGCTGCGAAGACGCTGACCGAAGGCTGTCCGATGACGGCGTTGTTGGTGTGGGAACAGATCCAGCGTGCGCGGCACATGTCGCTGGCTGAAGTCTTTCAGATGGAATACAGCATGAGCCTCAACTGCTGTCGTCATCCCGAGTTTGCCGAAGGCGTGCGCGCGCGGTTGATCGACAAGGATCACACGCCGCACTGGCACTGGCAGGACATCGCCAGCATTCCACTGGCGGTGGTGGAGGCACATTTCGAAAAGGCGTGGGAAGGACGGCATCCGCTGGCGGATCTCTCCGAATACTGA
- a CDS encoding alpha/beta hydrolase — protein sequence MRPEIAVLDIQGQFRVYTEFYRADAAEKTIVMVNGSLATTASFAQTVRNLHPQFNVVLYDQPYAGKSKPHNVHEKPLTKEVEGQILLELIDHFNAEHVMSFSWGGAAALVALAHRPKRIEKAVISSFSPVINEHMHDYLTRGQQHLGAFDRYEVGTLINSTIGKHLPSLFKRFNYRHVSSLDLHEYAQMHHHINHVLDTTTHGQIKAAKRINVPVLFMNGEWDEYTAAPDARLFANHIRDCHFTTINNAGHFLDMENKAACLESQNALMSFLTPAPEPTRLQYRQVQSNHAFAI from the coding sequence ATGAGGCCAGAAATCGCTGTGCTTGATATACAGGGCCAGTTTCGGGTTTACACGGAGTTCTATCGCGCAGATGCCGCCGAAAAGACCATCGTCATGGTCAACGGCTCACTGGCCACGACAGCATCTTTCGCTCAAACCGTCCGCAATCTGCATCCGCAATTCAACGTCGTGCTCTACGACCAACCTTATGCGGGAAAATCCAAGCCTCACAACGTGCACGAAAAACCGCTGACCAAGGAAGTCGAAGGCCAGATCCTGCTGGAGCTGATCGACCACTTCAATGCCGAACACGTCATGTCGTTTTCTTGGGGTGGCGCAGCGGCACTGGTGGCATTGGCACACCGGCCCAAGCGTATCGAGAAGGCCGTCATCAGCTCGTTCTCGCCGGTCATCAACGAGCACATGCACGACTACCTCACGCGGGGTCAGCAGCATTTGGGCGCATTCGACCGGTACGAAGTCGGGACGCTGATCAACAGCACCATCGGCAAGCACCTGCCGTCGCTGTTCAAGCGCTTCAACTATCGGCACGTCAGCTCACTGGACCTGCATGAGTATGCGCAGATGCACCACCACATCAACCATGTGTTGGACACCACCACCCATGGCCAGATCAAAGCCGCCAAGCGCATCAATGTGCCGGTGCTGTTCATGAACGGCGAGTGGGACGAATACACCGCAGCGCCTGACGCCCGACTGTTCGCGAACCACATCCGCGACTGCCACTTCACCACGATCAACAACGCGGGGCATTTTCTGGACATGGAAAACAAAGCGGCATGCCTGGAATCCCAGAACGCGCTGATGAGCTTTCTCACTCCGGCCCCAGAACCCACCCGCCTACAATACCGACAGGTGCAGTCGAACCATGCATTTGCCATCTGA